The Paraburkholderia sp. SOS3 genome includes a region encoding these proteins:
- a CDS encoding ABC transporter ATP-binding protein, which yields MGSVKQNAADDLRASRTRGRRAKTLTRYAGKPVLLLLQYIGRRPVAHALVLLGIVAAVGCSLGSQFAIRNLIDALPHGRAHPAGVIAAFVVIVVLLFADNLFWRVSGWISVRTFVAVTGDVRRQLFGYVTGHSSAYFSDVRPGMLASRVSATANAVFSIENTVAWVALPPLLSVLGAIAMLGWVNLWMAFALLLISVCMAAFLFWLASKGNSKHMRFASDAASVDGELVDVIGNMATVRMFVATERESARLDSILAGEMASRQTSLRYLEKLRLLHALATAVLSAGLLGWVLWLWTQGRATTGDVVLVSSLGFSILHGTRDLAVALVDLTQHVARLAEAAQTLLVPREMEEAIGAPALQIRDANIDFENVTFAYPGRRPVLDHFSLHIDAGQRVGLVGPSGAGKTTILALLQRSFDPPRASGAVAISGQRLSDVSLASVRDAISVVPQDISLFNRTLLENIRYGKPDASEEEVLRACERANCLELIRSLPDGLETVVGERGARLSGGQRQRIAIARAFLKDAPILLLDEATSALDSESEAAVQLALDRLMKGRTVVAIAHRLSTLRNFDRIVVIQHGRLVDDGAPGELAKRAGIYRDVLLRQERRAGAAALE from the coding sequence ATGGGCAGTGTGAAACAGAACGCGGCAGATGACCTGCGTGCGTCGCGCACGCGCGGCCGCCGCGCGAAAACGCTTACGCGGTATGCGGGAAAGCCGGTTTTGCTGCTGCTGCAATATATCGGCCGCCGCCCCGTCGCGCATGCGCTCGTTCTGCTCGGCATCGTCGCCGCGGTCGGCTGCTCGCTCGGGTCGCAGTTTGCGATCCGCAATCTGATCGATGCGTTGCCTCACGGGCGCGCCCACCCGGCCGGCGTGATTGCCGCGTTTGTCGTAATCGTCGTGCTGCTGTTCGCCGACAACCTGTTCTGGCGCGTCTCGGGCTGGATCAGCGTGCGGACCTTCGTCGCGGTGACGGGCGATGTGCGGCGTCAGCTGTTCGGTTACGTGACCGGCCATTCTTCGGCGTATTTTTCCGACGTTCGGCCCGGCATGCTCGCAAGCCGCGTATCGGCGACGGCGAACGCCGTGTTTTCGATCGAAAACACGGTGGCATGGGTCGCGTTGCCGCCGCTGCTATCGGTGCTTGGCGCCATCGCCATGCTCGGCTGGGTCAATCTGTGGATGGCGTTTGCGCTGCTGCTGATCTCGGTGTGCATGGCCGCATTCCTGTTCTGGCTTGCCAGCAAGGGAAACAGCAAGCATATGCGCTTCGCGTCCGATGCGGCGTCGGTCGATGGCGAACTCGTCGATGTGATCGGCAATATGGCGACGGTGAGGATGTTCGTCGCCACCGAACGCGAAAGTGCGCGGCTCGACTCGATTCTGGCCGGCGAGATGGCGTCGCGACAAACGAGCCTGCGCTACCTCGAGAAGCTGCGTCTGCTGCATGCGCTCGCGACGGCGGTGCTGTCGGCGGGGCTGCTCGGCTGGGTATTGTGGCTGTGGACGCAAGGGCGTGCGACGACCGGCGACGTCGTGCTCGTCAGCTCGCTCGGGTTTTCGATCCTGCATGGCACGCGCGACCTCGCGGTGGCGCTCGTCGACCTGACCCAGCATGTGGCACGGCTTGCCGAAGCGGCCCAAACGCTGCTCGTGCCGCGCGAGATGGAGGAGGCGATCGGCGCGCCCGCGCTGCAGATCCGCGACGCGAATATCGACTTCGAAAACGTCACGTTCGCGTATCCGGGCCGCCGGCCGGTGCTCGATCACTTCAGCCTGCATATCGACGCGGGGCAGCGCGTCGGCCTCGTCGGGCCGTCCGGCGCCGGAAAGACGACGATACTCGCGCTGCTGCAACGTTCGTTCGATCCGCCGAGGGCGTCGGGCGCGGTCGCGATTTCGGGCCAGCGCCTTTCCGATGTGAGTCTGGCAAGCGTGCGCGACGCGATCTCGGTCGTGCCGCAGGACATCTCGCTGTTCAACCGGACGCTGCTCGAAAACATCCGCTACGGCAAGCCCGACGCGAGCGAAGAAGAAGTGCTGCGGGCCTGCGAGCGCGCGAACTGCCTCGAGCTGATCCGCTCGCTGCCCGATGGCCTCGAGACGGTGGTCGGCGAGCGCGGCGCGCGGCTTTCCGGCGGGCAGCGGCAGCGCATTGCGATCGCGCGCGCGTTCCTGAAGGATGCGCCTATCCTGCTGCTCGACGAAGCGACGTCCGCGCTCGATAGCGAATCGGAGGCGGCCGTCCAGCTGGCGCTCGACCGGCTGATGAAGGGGCGCACCGTGGTGGCGATCGCACACCGGTTGTCGACGCTGCGCAACTTCGATCGCATCGTGGTGATCCAGCATGGGCGGCTCGTCGACGACGGCGCGCCCGGCGAGCTGGCGAAACGCGCGGGGATCTACCGCGATGTGCTGCTGCGGCAGGAGCGGCGCGCGGGGGCCGCAGCGTTGGAGTGA
- a CDS encoding TRAP transporter large permease, giving the protein MRKEAWFGLCLMALVLAAIVSLMPAPSAMTNEHLGLLMLALIVICIMLGFPTAFTLMGMGVLFAWLAYRSASPELAVRQTLDLMVQRAYGVMTNDVLISIPLFVFMGYLIERANLVARLFRSLHLSLARIPGSLAVATLATCAIFATATGIVGAVVTLMGLLAFPAMLKAGYGTRLSAGVITAGGCLGILIPPSVLLIVYGATAGVSVVQLYAGAFFPGLMLAGLYIVYTIVIAKLRPDLAPPLSGDERRVPLPDYAQHATGTRRAGALIALLRLWLDGRNTTAPRRVLNRQIAIALIPAITVVGAALLGYRASVAPPPALTAAAPVDLNERRFLDESSPSGLDSLQAPPGEPAAADAAAPRQADEAALAAPRMESPGAADTSKQHAADQPSKWFWISVGIAALLTVAFYLWFDFARLEVFKMLLGSFFPLAALIVAVLGSIVFGFATPTEAAAVGALGGTVLAALYRQLNFTVLKESVFLTARTSAMVCWLFVGASIFSAAFALLGGQALIERWVLSMQLSAFEFMVLSQVIIFLLGWPLEWTEIIVIFMPIFIPLLAHFNIDPLFFGLLVALNLQTAFLSPPVAMAAFYLKGVAPRHVTLNQIFAGMLPFMAIQIVAVVLLYLFPAIGLWLPSVLYD; this is encoded by the coding sequence ATGAGAAAAGAAGCGTGGTTCGGACTCTGTCTGATGGCGCTCGTGCTCGCCGCGATTGTCTCCCTGATGCCGGCGCCGTCCGCGATGACCAACGAGCATCTCGGCCTCCTGATGCTCGCGCTGATCGTGATCTGCATCATGCTCGGTTTTCCGACCGCGTTCACCTTGATGGGCATGGGCGTGCTGTTCGCGTGGCTCGCCTATCGAAGTGCGAGCCCCGAGCTGGCGGTCCGGCAGACGCTCGACCTGATGGTGCAGCGCGCCTACGGCGTGATGACCAACGACGTGCTGATCTCTATTCCGCTGTTCGTCTTTATGGGCTATCTGATCGAACGCGCCAACCTCGTCGCCCGTCTGTTCAGGAGCCTGCATCTCTCGCTCGCGCGCATTCCCGGTTCGCTCGCGGTCGCCACGCTCGCCACGTGCGCGATTTTCGCCACTGCAACCGGCATCGTCGGCGCGGTCGTGACGCTGATGGGGCTGCTCGCTTTTCCGGCGATGCTGAAGGCCGGCTACGGCACGCGGCTGTCGGCCGGCGTGATTACCGCCGGCGGCTGCCTCGGCATCCTGATCCCGCCGTCGGTTCTTCTGATCGTGTATGGCGCGACCGCGGGCGTGTCGGTCGTGCAGTTGTATGCGGGCGCGTTTTTCCCAGGACTTATGCTCGCCGGACTTTACATCGTCTACACGATCGTCATCGCGAAGCTGCGGCCGGACCTCGCGCCGCCGCTGTCCGGGGACGAGCGTCGCGTGCCGTTGCCCGACTATGCGCAACACGCCACCGGTACGCGCCGCGCCGGTGCGCTGATCGCGCTGCTGCGCCTGTGGCTCGACGGGCGCAATACCACCGCGCCGCGACGGGTGCTCAACAGGCAAATCGCAATCGCGCTGATTCCCGCGATCACCGTGGTCGGTGCCGCGCTGCTCGGCTACCGCGCGTCGGTTGCGCCACCGCCGGCTCTGACCGCGGCCGCGCCGGTGGACCTCAACGAACGACGCTTTCTCGACGAGTCATCGCCGTCGGGCCTCGACAGCCTGCAGGCGCCGCCGGGCGAGCCCGCAGCGGCCGATGCGGCCGCGCCGCGCCAGGCGGACGAAGCGGCACTCGCGGCGCCGCGCATGGAGAGTCCGGGCGCAGCGGACACCTCGAAACAACATGCGGCCGATCAACCGTCGAAGTGGTTCTGGATCAGCGTCGGGATCGCTGCGCTGCTGACGGTCGCTTTCTATCTATGGTTCGATTTTGCGCGCCTCGAAGTTTTCAAGATGCTGCTCGGCTCGTTTTTCCCGCTTGCCGCGCTGATCGTGGCCGTGCTCGGCTCGATCGTGTTCGGGTTCGCGACGCCGACCGAGGCCGCCGCCGTCGGCGCATTGGGAGGCACGGTACTCGCAGCGCTGTATCGGCAGCTGAATTTCACCGTCCTGAAGGAATCGGTGTTTCTGACCGCGAGGACCAGTGCGATGGTGTGCTGGCTTTTCGTCGGTGCGTCGATCTTTTCGGCGGCGTTCGCGCTGCTCGGCGGACAGGCGCTGATCGAGCGGTGGGTCCTGTCGATGCAATTGTCGGCGTTCGAATTCATGGTGCTGTCGCAGGTCATTATTTTTCTGCTCGGCTGGCCGCTCGAATGGACGGAGATCATCGTCATCTTCATGCCGATCTTTATCCCGCTGCTCGCGCACTTCAATATCGATCCGCTTTTCTTCGGCCTGCTGGTCGCGCTCAATCTGCAAACCGCATTCCTGTCGCCGCCGGTCGCGATGGCCGCCTTCTATCTGAAGGGCGTCGCGCCGCGGCATGTGACGTTGAATCAGATCTTCGCCGGCATGCTGCCGTTCATGGCGATTCAGATCGTCGCCGTCGTGCTGCTTTATCTGTTTCCCGCCATTGGACTGTGGCTGCCGTCGGTGCTGTATGACTGA